The genomic stretch TGTTGATATTGAAATTATTCGGAATGGTATTCTTCAGCGTCCTAGACCCTTTATGAGGACATCAATTTTTTTTCGAAATGTATTGGTTAGGGTTGAAAAGGAATTGGGGATTCCTCGAAATTCTGGGATGTTTTTGTATGGCATACAGTTATTGTGTAGTTCTAGTAAGAAGAGAATCGAGTCGAAATGTCAACTGTTCAAAAGCTTGGGATGGACTGAAGATGATGTTTCTGAATTAATGAGGAGAAATCCTCTAGTTTTTATAATATCTGAAGAAAATATCAGGAAAAAGTCGGGTTTTTTGATGACTGAGCTGGGTTACAAGCCTGATTACTTAGCTACACATTCTGTGTTGTTGAGTTTAAGCCTCGAGAAGCGAATGGCGCCTAGGCATAGGGTGTTGTTGGTTTTGAAGGAGAAGGGTTTGTTAGATTACAACTTCTATACTGCGGCGAAAAAAACTGAGGCTCAGTTCTTAAAGATATTTATTGAACCTTTTAAGGAGGATGCACCGGGTCTTCTTGAACTTTATCAAAGTAACAAAGGTTATTCCAACATTGACGCCATTTCGAGGCATCAGTGATGCCAAGCCCCTCTTGTATCCAAGTTTATAGTTATGTTTACCAAAGTAGCAAAGGTTGGTCCaacctttttctctcttttctaaGCTGCACTGAAAAAAATTGTCGAATGTGTTTTTTAACCGTAATTTGTTATTGACATTGTATGCCCTACTTATGTTTGAAACAATATTCCTCATGGTCATTGTTTTTGTTAATTGGAAGCCCGTGTGCCTCTGGTTGTCTTCGATTCTGGTTCTTTAGGAATTACCTGAGTTCCTGTTCATGCTGTGTGCTTGTCTTCCAACTTCTATGGTTCTTGTTCGATGAATTAACTTCTTTGTTAAAGTATTAGCATATGAATTCGAGTATAACTATGATCTCTCTTACTCATGTTCTTGGTTGTTTCCTCTTTTGAGCTTCTGGTTTGGGATTTTTCGAACGTGAAGACTATATAATGATTTCTAATGGATATTATGGTGGCCTCGTGGTGTGAATTGTGGAGGGTGTAGAATGTTTGAGAATTTACCTTATTATTGTCGTTGCAAGTCGTACAGTTGTTTTATTTGAGTTTTTGTACAACCGTCTACACAGTACTACACCATTACTCAATTTATCAAACTGCATACTATACAACATGTTTCCATTGATCTCGAAAAGTTGCAAAGTAATCAAAAAATACATTCTATAATCACACCCCACATTGCCAAAAATACTaacataaaccttctgatttTCGACTGACAAATCGAAGGGGAACTCTTCGACAAAGAGTAACTCCGAGGAGGAGTCTGATTTCTGAGGCGGACTTTGTTTAAGATATTCCGACTGTCTTTGAAAGTAGCCAGAGTGTTAAGGATAACTCAACACCAAAAATTAGTTGTAGCCAACTTCTGTCTAGCATAAACCCGTAAACAGTTATCCCAGCTTTGTTATTCTCGAAGTATTTCACTGCCAAATATAAATTTCAAGCATAAGTTGTGATACTCCTGTACAGCAAGTCTTATATACGCACATAGTTACCGTCTCATTTAAGTTTTTGTGTTCTTCTAGCTGAAAATTAGATAAGAAATTACAGAATATGTTTCACAAAATTTGTCAGGAATCTTAGCTTACCAAGAGCTTGTCTTTTCTGGAATGAGATTGAGCTGTAGGCGTAAGCCGGGAGGAAATTTGTCGTGTCAACATCATCTTCCTCGTCGCCAGCTTCATCTTCATCTGAATGCCCGGGACTAACACTGGAAAAGGGATGACGGGCATAGTGTGCTACAGGTGTTTCAGCCTCGGAAATGTTGAACGAATCAATAGTAGCGCAAACATGCCACTTGGAAGCTAAGCGGGTAACTGCCTGCGCTTTGTGTGTGATCTTTGTGGCACTCCGCAGTATAATCATGAGCCCGGCCACAAGAGTTATGGAGCACAgctgcaaaacaaaacaaatacCAAAGCTTCAGGCCGTTTCATTCGTTTTTTCAATTTCAATGCAGACTTATGAATTCTGCAAAGAAAGAATGACTTACGAGAAGTTCTCCGGCTCTGAAAGGGCCCATATCAGCATTGGGTCTGGTAGACACCAGCAAGGAAGTAAACAAGCTCATGGTGATCAAAATTAAGGACCCTAAGATAAATCTACGATAACGGTGGCTAATGATCCTTAAGTGCTTCCTGATGCTAAGGTGCTCAATTAACACAGATCCCACATCGGAATTTATTTCAAATACAGTGGCGAAATCCCTTAGCCGTAGGATTTGGAGGTAACAGATCATGCGAAAGAGAACGCACAGCAGAAAAAATACTAGCGTCCGGTACAGCCATGACAGTAGCTCGAATGTGCAGGCTATGGAATCGCTCAACACGGTGCTACCCATGAATCCAATTTGGGTGGCCCCAGAGGCATACCACCAGATTTTGTAGGCAGATTCGAGTGCAAAGCATGGAATGACGAATACTGACAGTATCTTCAATGATTTCTGCATAAAATGATAGGCATGTTAGAAACTCGTATGTCGGCTGGGAGAATTTATACAATAAAAATTAGGAACATACGTTGAACTGAGTAGTATAATGATGTCTGACAGAGTCGCTCTCATCAACAAGCTTATCGAGGAACAGAAATCTCCGGAGACCATATTTCCTTACAAAATGAGACAGGCAAAGAAATGACAGTGCAGCAACACTGGACAGAGAGAGTTGCACAACAGTGTCGAATGGGCGGTGGTGATGAGCATCACAAGTAGGGCAAGCGAGGTAAAAATGGGAAAAGGCCGGAACAATGAGGGCAAATATAACAAAAACAAACCAAGAAATGCAGGCACTCCACCAAGTAGATTGGTCAACACACATCCAGCGGAGGCAGGTCCGAAAAGTCTGTAATTCATCATTGGCAAAagagagtactcgatcgaatgtctTGTGGTTGTTCTGTTTTCTAGGTATTAAGCATTCTGTTGGTGCCGCAAAGCTTCCTGTATCTTTCAGTTTCAGATATTGATTTGTATCATGCAACCTGCAAAGCGAGCTTATATCAATTTCACAGAGAGCATACATATAAGAGAAAATCCAGCAATTTAAGAACCGGTTTCAAAACCTGTTTGTATTATCTTCAATATCTGCATTATTCTGCTTGTTCAGAGTTCCGATATCTGTCATCTTTTTTATATATTACTTCACACCTGAAAGCAAACCAAAGCATTGATCAAGAACTCAAAGAGAGTACAAAACGCGTACAAAATGTAAAACAGGAAAGCAAAATTAAAAACATCAGTTGGTTAATGTCTGATACGATATACTTCGCATTGAATTTGACACCGGATCTTCATTTCAGATTCGCTACTCGCAAAAATAACAAAAACGTCTCCTAAAAATGTTCACTGTTCTTCGGGAAGACGTCCTTGGAGTGACCCTCCCTCATCTATTAGCTAATTAGTTTGTCTTTCAGGTTCGTCCCCTCTATTGTACCCCAAAAAAAACAGGAATTTCCTTCAAAATAACAAACAGATTGATCACTCAGTGCAAATGTCTCCTCAAAAAGTTATCATCACTGTTCCAGTAACATTCCTCAATCTAAACTTCATCAAATTGAGTACTGATGACTTAACCCAACTATATTACGAGTGAGTCTTGCATGAGACGATCTCACATGTTATATCAAAATCAAACCAAGTACTGGTATATATATCCTTGTTCAATTATCTGGATAATGGCTTGATCTCACAGGTAAGACCATCTAATATACGAAACACCAGCCTGAGGGACGTTCTCCATCTCAATCATTcgtttacatttgattaaaatactcgaCACAATaaatataaaaggtaaataaatgatggaATTAATTAAGCAAAAAGTTGACAACTAATTCTAATTTGTTGTAACTAATACTGAACATAACATAAAGAGGCAAACCTGGGGGACAATCATCAACTGTTGATTACTGATGCTGCAGCTTTATATTTATATCACCCTACAAACATAACATCGACACGCACGTGTCAAGCTGTCAGCTAACTTAACTGGTAAATTCGTCGTATTTAATATTTATGACTTGGGATTGACTTGGGTTCGAATCCCAATTTATAAACACCACGACCGATATAAATGTAAACAAGTAATTACCAAAAGTTCAGAAAAAAGGTTAATAGCCGGGATTCGAGCCTATAGAACCaggattttctttttctttttttttttgtttgtgaaattgggaattttgaatttttgtaggtGTGAttaataaaatgggattttatGTAATTGACAAAATTATGAGGTACGAAGTACAACAGTAAAGGCTTAAATTGTTGGTACACAGTAGTACACGCAATAACAACAGCAAATAATGTGTAATGTTTAAGAAGAAAATTTGATAACGAAATGTATTTATTAATCATCTAgatcgtatatatatatatagtactaCTAAGTAGGCCGATTTAGAGGACAATTATTGATTGTCGTAATTTTATTGGCCGACTTGGCTATTAAATGTTCGATGATTGATTAATTAACGGTAGTTATTGTTGTGACCCTTATAGTAAAAAATGGTTACTTGTTATCATAAAATGATCATTTTTTATGTCGTCGCATCATACAATTGTCATATGGTATTAGGTAATATTATGTAAATATTTAATTACCTTGTAATTAGGTAActgtatatattgttttcatattgtAAGCTTTGTAATTATGAAACCAAATATTGTAATTAGCTATCTATATGAATATCATAATCACCTAAACTAGGAAATTATTCAATCTTACATAATATCAAGTTAGCTCCTTCAGTTTAAATCCTGACTCTGTAACTGTTAATGACATACCTTTCTTGGTAATGACTTGCTTGAATTTAATAATAAGCTTAGATTTGTGTTAATTTTAATTATGAGGCATTTTGTTCTTAGTAAGTACAGCTTTGATGCCACGTTGAAGGTACTAAGTTGCAAGTGAATTCATTTATGATGATTGAAAGCTATGTAGTGATTATGTGTCAatcaaaaaaattaaataatgttAAATTGTAGTCTACTtcataaattaacaaattatTAGGTGAGAATATTTTAGAGAATATTTTCACGTTGGAAACTTTCTAATTGAAGTCCTAATCTAAACTGACCAACTCACGCTCTCATTTGTATCTACAATTAtcaggggtcgtttggttcactaCTTAGGAATGAAATTGATTGAAATGACTCAATGAGAAACCATAGGAGCATGAGGTTCAAAGTCCATACTTTCCAAAACATGTTTGGttcattagaaaaataaacatgaaggaATTGAGTTTGAATCCATGGGAGGAGGTGGGTAtaggattccaaggggttgggtggaatgagaatccatcaggattctaactccatACCAAAATACCctaaccaaacactagaatgactagaatccattccattccattccaaacctcccaaccaaacaccccctcaaTAAAATAAAGTTGGTAATCGGGTCGGTTATGAGCCGAGATAACGTTACATTTGGTTTCATGACGGGTCATCATCAGGTGGAGTCATCGGTTGACATATTGTATGGGGGGTGTTGGGGTGGGGTGATCAGTGTCAGATTAGGCTATCAACATATATTTCAATTGCTATGTGATAAAACTATTCTTAGGTGTATTAAATTATTTTAgtctgataaaaaaaaaattatttataaaataaaatattcaaGGAAATTGTCTTGGTGTTATTAGAATCCCATAACAAGGATATTACTCCCAATAGGTCttcacttgtgacggatatatccgttacAAGCTTATCACCCACATGGATATATAAGACAAAAAGTAGAATGTATATAGAATCACAAATGACTTGTCTTTATTCTCCCATGTgggttttatttgacccgtcacaagcttgtgacagatatcggccgtcacaaatgagaatttgtgcattATCTCAGTGTCTCAATGACTACTGCAAATTGCAGAGTAAGGGGGGTTGGATGTACGCAGTTTTATTCTTATATTAGCAATACAAAGAGACTATTTTCGAATAACCCAAGATGAAAATTACGTTGAGAACTATATCTAATGACTGATCCGAACAAGTCCGAGTTGGGTCATGGGTTGACAGTTTGACACTTGAGTGACTTGACATACAAGGTTATTATTGGTTATTGCTTGACCTTGCGTTCCTCAGCTCAATTATATAGTTCACCAGATTCACACGTTCTATCTACCATATCAATTGTTACGTAGAATGAGTCCGAGTTGGGTCGAATCAACTTTTGTCAAGTCTCCCAATCTAAATCATTACCtaaacagctagtcttgcttgtgacggactaatcccgtcacaagcttgtgacctctcacaaaaagggagaggggataagGTGGGACACCCCCCAtatgcttcccactcacctcgcAATGGGCATTTTGTAAGGGAAAACGGTGTCCGTCAGAAGCTTGTGAcagatatcgccgtcttcaatgagaatttgcgtTACCTAAAACGTTTGTGCCAAACGTTGTGTTGTTCGTTTCCTATATATAGCTCTTGGTAAAGTTGAATATCCGTGCTGGAAAATTTTCTGGTGTAAAAAATGGTTGATAACCATTTAAAAGAAGATGAACGATGTTTTTTTTCTTCCTGTGTAAAGGGAGTCACAAAAGCGATTTTGATACTGACGGGATTTGAACCCAGGTCATGAGCATTACTTCTCATAACTTTATTACTTCTCATACTACTGGTTGACATTTACAAAAAAAATGAACAATGTGAAATAAGCTTTATTAtagtaataatataatcataTGAAATCACAATAAGAATTGAATTACAAAGTAACAAATGAAATCGCTAGCTAGCAGCTCAACACGACACAAATTTATACATCAAATGCACGATCAATGTGATGTTGTTATATACCAAAATGGGTTTGGTATCTACAGCTGAATTAAACTGAACCAAGTGATAGCTCACAAACTCGCTGTCGTCGAGACCAAGTGAAACAAGTTATGTCACATTTTTCTCTCTAATTCTTTGGCAGTTTGGTAAGGCCAAGGCAGAAAGCCAGATAAGGTTCCGAAAAACCATGGAGACTTATAAATTGACAATGGTCTTTCCGAGAAGCCATAATACCAAGGACATTTCAATACCAAAAATGAGTTGCAGCCAGGCCCTGTCCAACATAAATCCGTATACAGAGATCCCGGCTTTGTTGTTCTCTAGATACGTCACTGCCAATATACAAAAAAGGCGATATAAGATCCATTCAATCAGGAAGGAACTAATAAGAGGATTTGGAAGGAGGTGTTACATACCAAGAGCTTGTCGTTTCTGGAACGAGATTGAGCTGTAAGCATAAGCCGGTAGAAACTTAGTGTTGTCCACGTCATCTTCCTCGCTTCCAGCATCATCCCCATCTGAATCCCCATGGCAAGAATTGGAGAAGACAGTATTGCCAACGTGGCCTACTGGCGTCTCAGTCTCAGACGTAGCAAATGAATCAATTGTTGCACAAACGTGCCACTTGGAAGCCAGACAAGTAATCGCTTGTGCTTTGTGTGTAATCTTTGTAGCGCTTCTCAGTATTATCAGGAGCCCTGTCACTAGTGTCATGGAGGACAGCTGCAATTGGTCAAATACAGAAATTCGGTTATACTTTGCAAATGGGTCAATTGGGTAAGGTACGGATTTGGTCATTATGAGTAAGGTAGTCTGTTTCAGGTTAGGGAGCGGGTCAGCCAACAATGTTCAGGTGATTGGTGAATGCGGGTTTCTTGTCATATTCAGTCTTGGGACGGGTTATTTGGATCAGGTCGGTTTTGTCGGGTTTAGTTATAATCCTAAAAAAACTGTTGGTAAAAGAAATTTAGTAGAATGAGAGAAAAAAGACGTACTGCAAGTTCTCCGGCTCTGTAAAAGCTCATCCCTTCATGGGATTTGGTAGTGACAAGCAGGGAGGAAAAAAGGCTCATTGTAATCAATATCAAAGCTCCTAAGATGAACGAGCGATAACGATGACTAATGATCCTTAAATGTCTTCTGATTCTAAGGTGTTCCACCAGAATACTTGCCACATCTGAATCGACCTGAAACACAGTAGCAAAGTCCTGCAGCCGCAGGATCTGGAGATAGCAGATGAGACGGAAGAGAACGCAGACTAGGAAAAAGACTAATATTCGGTACAGCCATGAGATCAGCTCTAATGAGCATGCTACAATGTCACTCAAGATAATGTTACCCAAGAACGGAATTTGTGAACCGCCTGAGGCGTACCACCAGACTTTGTAAATGCATTCGGCTACAAAACATGGGACGACAAAAACTGATACTATCTTCAGTGATCTCTGCATAAACCAAAAAGTAAAACATAATCATTTTCACGGCAGTTCTTTGGATTTTTACCAATTACCATTCCCTTTTTGGGTAAATTTTCGCACTTTTAAACTGACTAGATTGCCCTTAGAGAAAAACAGTGATGACTTTAAGCTTAAAAAGCAAAGATGCTTCACCATAATACCAAGTAATACTATTTTTGCTCATTTCATTCAGTAAGTCTCTCTTAAAGCCGTTATTAGCATAAAGCAAATTTAAAATTATATATATAGCACTAACAAATGCTCATCACTAACTAGGTATATGGGTTGTCTTTAGATCAGTTTCATGCTTACAACCGTCTCAAATAAGAATTTGTAATTGCAGAAAAGCAAACATTTCAAAAGGCCAGCAGATAATTAGCATTATCCAGGTTGGATACTTTTGACTAGCACATTCTATGCTTTTTGTCCACATTAAAGAATGCCCATAACAAGTAGGATCTATGAACACAACCACTCATACTTTAAAGGTTATATCATGCTCCATGTCTTTTGCTAGAAGTTTCACATGACAGACTGACAGCAATATCCTGCTTAGATTGATCACGCTCAATGCCAACTTTTAACACAGCCAATCACCGGTTTAGTCTTGCTTAAAACCCTCTTAAGCCTACAACATATAGAGTCGTTTTAGCTAGGATTAAAAAAAGCTGTCTTAATCTGAAGACCAATCAATAATAATTAgtgattattttatttttgtcaatgcTAATATATTACTCTACATATAAAAGTTTCTACCTTTCAAAGACCAAATTGATGTC from Silene latifolia isolate original U9 population chromosome 5, ASM4854445v1, whole genome shotgun sequence encodes the following:
- the LOC141657018 gene encoding uncharacterized protein LOC141657018, which codes for MLRIRCKYSVQIVYNLHNNFQNLHLYSTKSPNQNPKSPNQFYTNYLINHLGFSDEQALSISTKLHSKNGNYSKFTNNANSVVDFLKQQDFDDAHIIKVVSCYPRILAANIDKTLKPKFKLFQDHGFYGSALVSFMSSSPSCFRRNMDMDHFNDFRTILGSNENIIKFFRRAQFYMTTSGMKNFNSNIALLNNEYGVDIEIIRNGILQRPRPFMRTSIFFRNVLVRVEKELGIPRNSGMFLYGIQLLCSSSKKRIESKCQLFKSLGWTEDDVSELMRRNPLVFIISEENIRKKSGFLMTELGYKPDYLATHSVLLSLSLEKRMAPRHRVLLVLKEKGLLDYNFYTAAKKTEAQFLKIFIEPFKEDAPGLLELYQSNKGYSNIDAISRHQ
- the LOC141657016 gene encoding uncharacterized protein LOC141657016, which translates into the protein MTDIGTLNKQNNADIEDNTNRLHDTNQYLKLKDTGSFAAPTECLIPRKQNNHKTFDRVLSFANDELQTFRTCLRWMCVDQSTWWSACISWFVFVIFALIVPAFSHFYLACPTCDAHHHRPFDTVVQLSLSSVAALSFLCLSHFVRKYGLRRFLFLDKLVDESDSVRHHYTTQFNKSLKILSVFVIPCFALESAYKIWWYASGATQIGFMGSTVLSDSIACTFELLSWLYRTLVFFLLCVLFRMICYLQILRLRDFATVFEINSDVGSVLIEHLSIRKHLRIISHRYRRFILGSLILITMSLFTSLLVSTRPNADMGPFRAGELLLCSITLVAGLMIILRSATKITHKAQAVTRLASKWHVCATIDSFNISEAETPVAHYARHPFSSVSPGHSDEDEAGDEEDDVDTTNFLPAYAYSSISFQKRQALVKYFENNKAGITVYGFMLDRSWLQLIFGVELSLTLWLLSKTVGIS
- the LOC141657017 gene encoding uncharacterized protein LOC141657017, with product MEENNNDDSTQKQESLLPTNNNNLNPNPNPNPKTYNRILSHAHDELHSFRSYLRWMCVDQSNFFTTFLSWLTFIIFTLVVPAFSHFYLSCPSCDAKHDRPYDVVVQLSLSAVASLSFVSLTHFVRKYGLRRFLFFDKLVGESDSVRHHYTTQLNRSLKIVSVFVVPCFVAECIYKVWWYASGGSQIPFLGNIILSDIVACSLELISWLYRILVFFLVCVLFRLICYLQILRLQDFATVFQVDSDVASILVEHLRIRRHLRIISHRYRSFILGALILITMSLFSSLLVTTKSHEGMSFYRAGELALSSMTLVTGLLIILRSATKITHKAQAITCLASKWHVCATIDSFATSETETPVGHVGNTVFSNSCHGDSDGDDAGSEEDDVDNTKFLPAYAYSSISFQKRQALVTYLENNKAGISVYGFMLDRAWLQLIFGIEMSLVLWLLGKTIVNL